A genomic region of Miscanthus floridulus cultivar M001 chromosome 3, ASM1932011v1, whole genome shotgun sequence contains the following coding sequences:
- the LOC136543223 gene encoding uncharacterized protein translates to MASSLPEELVQEILVRLPADEPVHLVRASLVCKAWRRVLSDQDCFVRRCRRFHGAPPLLGYIQNRYSDASSMQLVPVTTSVASIVRMPTVENSSWVALDCRHGRVLIHFRDASKRRLVVWDPITGSQQHLRLPSDRYPSYSSYNYTGAVLCAKDGCDHLDCHDGPFRVVFVETNLLSPIFACATSYSSLTGAWSAPAPTPNHITHSYNYYRFRAGRKPSLLIGDVIYFPFEYNTNIIKYDLCTQWLSEINIPRGMSRAVLMKTENGGLGLATLSDDNCIHMWSRQDVTNDIDGWVKHKVMKLGTLLPSRVPYKSYQVVGFAEGTNTILVNISTEIFTVDLKSKKVRKVSEREGDRFDLIFPYTSFYTPKSPATQGCHPRVDLAAGPTAAQGLAPATAAEFADKFSLEPATTQAANKGQPEEPRIQATRPQIHGTLAGEAIAAARKPSTHGKRKTGRERDGASSLCGQHPTATFTAAAQPPATCSGGGEDARGRHGVLRRRREASPESPHEERRGGPKRNTLRLLDS, encoded by the exons ATGGCGTCTTCGTTGCCGGAGGAGCTCGTCCAAGAGATCCTCGTGCGCCTCCCCGCGGACGAGCCAGTGCACCTGGTCCGCGCCAGCCTCGTCTGCAAGGCCTGGCGCCGCGTCCTCTCCGACCAGGACTGCTTCGTGCGCCGCTGCCGCCGATTCCATGGAGCGCCGCCCCTGCTCGGCTACATCCAGAACCGCTACTCCGACGCCTCATCCATGCAATTGGTCCCCGTGACGACCTCCGTCGCCTCCATCGTTCGCATGCCGACGGTCGAAAACAGCAGCTGGGTCGCCCTAGACTGCCGCCACGGCCGCGTGCTGATCCACTTCAGGGACGCGTCAAAGAGGAGACTCGTCGTCTGGGACCCCATCACCGGCAGCCAACAGCACCTGAGATTGCCCTCTGATAGATACCCGTCCTACTCGTCCTACAACTACACAGGGGCGGTGCTGTGTGCTAAGGACGGCTGCGACCACCTCGACTGCCACGATGGTCCGTTTCGTGTGGTCTTTGTAGAGACCAACCTTCTCAGCCCTATATTCGCATGTGCGACCAGTTACTCATCACTGACCGGTGCGTGGAGCGCTCCCGCTCCCACCCCCAATCATATCACTCACAGCTACAACTACTACCGCTTCAGAGCCGGTCGCAAACCCAGTCTTCTTATTGGAGATGTCATATACTTCCCCTTTGAATATAACACAAACATCATCAAGTATGACCTGTGTACACAATGGCTTTCCGAGATCAACATACCACGAGGTATGTCTAGGGCAGTTCTCATGAAGACAGAGAATGGAGGGCTTGGACTTGCCACCCTGTCTGACGACAATTGCATCCATATGTGGTCACGACAAGATGTTACTAATGACATTGATGGGTGGGTGAAACACAAGGTTATGAAGCTTGGGACATTGCTCCCAAGTCGTGTACCATACAAGTCATATCAAGTGGTTGGCTTCGCCGAGGGCACAAATACTATTTTGGTTAACATATCTACTGAAATCTTCACAGTTGACCTTAAGTCAAAGAAAGTGAGAAAGGTTAGCGAAAGAGAGGGCGACCGATTCGACCTCATCTTTCCTTACACGAGCTTCTACACTCCCAAG TCGCCAGCCACCCAGGGCTGCCACCCCCGCGTGGATCTGGCCGCCGGACCAACTGCAGCTCAAGGTCTCGCCCCGGCCACCGCCGCCGAGTTCGCAGACAAGTTCAGTCTAGAGCCGGCCACCACCCAGGCAGCCAACAAAGGCCAGCCCGAGGAACCACGGATCCAAGCCACAAGACCCCAGATCCATGGGACCCTGGCCGGAGAAGCCATCGCGGCAGCGCGGAAGCCAAGCACCCATGGGAAGAGGAAGACGGGGAGGGAAAGGGATGGAGCAAGCAGCTTGTGCGGGCAGCACCCCACCGCCACCTTCACTGCGGCCGCACAGCCACCGGCGACGTGCTCAGGTGGTGGCGAGGACGCACGAGGAAGGCATGgagtgctgcggcggcggcgcgaggctTCGCCCGAGTCGCCCCATGAGGAACGACGCGGGGGTCCGAAAAGGAATACCCTGCGGCTACTTGACAGTTGA